From one Pieris brassicae chromosome 5, ilPieBrab1.1, whole genome shotgun sequence genomic stretch:
- the LOC123710266 gene encoding mitochondrial cardiolipin hydrolase-like, with amino-acid sequence MRITSRVLSSAAAIAITCVVSAAAYFYKNRKSEVNEVMVFCKLQFNAYNYFDKLISFIESAKKSVNVCMPGIHNPVIQGRLVTLLKEKNIKVRMIIDRTGYNESTDFFIRELIECGAEVRCNATDPAYTMQHKFCLVDDRILMTGTLNWGNDRSFDNWNYVYITTKSQLVVPVKKEFYQMWQKTSDIENLYETELGDNEIATPASGDSDVVLPESGNIEMPAYTQADNTIDSQSIPQIVLDTEALEQTSPQELAFEKMVH; translated from the exons atgcGAATAACTTCACGTGTTCTGTCGTCGGCCGCCGCGATAGCAATAACATGTGTTGTATCAGCTGCtgcatatttttacaaaaaccgTAAATCAGAGGTTAATGAAGTTATGGTATTTTGTAAACTACAGTTTAATGCATACAATTACTTTGATAAACTGATAAGCTTCATTGAATCTGCTAAGAAAAGTGTAAACGTCTGCATGCCCGGTATCCACAACCCAGTCATTCAGGGGCGCCTGGTTACACTGCTAAAGGAGAAAAATATCAAAGTTCGAATGATAATTGACCGCACAGGATATAACGAGtctacagatttttttatccgAGAGCTTATCGAATGTG GTGCTGAAGTAAGATGTAATGCTACTGACCCAGCATACACAATGCAACACAAATTTTGCTTAGTTGATGATAGAATTCTTATGACAGGAACTCTGAATTGGGGTAACGACCGTTCCTTTGACAATTGGAACTATGTGTACATAACAACTAAATCACAACTTGTAGTACCAGTCAAAAAAGAATTTTATCAAATGTGGCAAAAAACTAGTGATATTGAAAATCTTTACGAAACAGAATTGGGTGATAATGAAATTGCAACACCAGCATCTGGCGATTCTGATGTTGTACTACCAGAATCTGGAAATATTGAAATGCCAGCTTATACCCAAGCTGATAATACCATAGATAGCCAAAGTATACCCCAGATTGTTCTGGATACAGAGGCATTAGAACAGACATCACCACAAGAATTAGCATTTGAGAAAATGGTACATTAA